In one window of Rhodamnia argentea isolate NSW1041297 unplaced genomic scaffold, ASM2092103v1 Rarg_v2.28, whole genome shotgun sequence DNA:
- the LOC125313434 gene encoding LOW QUALITY PROTEIN: ribulose bisphosphate carboxylase large chain-like (The sequence of the model RefSeq protein was modified relative to this genomic sequence to represent the inferred CDS: deleted 1 base in 1 codon), with protein MSCREGLMSPQTETKASVGFKAGVKDYKLTYYTPDYETKDTDILAAFRVTPQPGVPPEEAGAAVAAESSTGTWTTVWTDGLTSLDRYKGRCYNIEPVAGEENQYICYVAYPLDLFEEGSVTNMFTSIVGNVFGFKALRALRLEDLRIPTSYTKTFQGPPHGIQVERDKLNKYGRPLLGCTIKPKLGLSAKNYGRAVYECLRGGLDFTKDDENVNSQPFMRWRDRFVFCAEALFKAQAETGEIKGHYLNATAGTCEEMMKRAVFARELGVPIVMHDYLTGGFTANTSLAHYCRDNGLLLHIHRAMHAVIDRQKNHGMHFRVLAKALRLSGGDHIHAGTVVGKLEGERDITLGFVDLLRDDFVEKDRSRGIYFTQDWVSLPGVLPVASGGIHVWHMPALTEIFGDDSVLQFGGGTLGHPWGNAPGAVANRVALEACVQARNEGRDLAREGNEIIREASKWSPELAAACEVWKEIKFEFQAMDTL; from the exons ATGAGTTGTAGGGAGGGACTTATGTCACCACAAACAGAGACTAAAGCAAGTGTTGGATTCAAAGCTGGTGTTAAAGATTATAAACTGACTTATTATACTCCTGACTATGAAACCAAAGATACTGATATCTTGGCGGCATTCCGAGTAACTCCTCAACCTGGAGTTCCTCCTGAGGAAGCAGGGGCTGCGGTAGCTGCTGAATCTTCTACTGGTACATGGACAACTGTGTGGACCGATGGGCTTACCAGCCTTGATCGTTATAAAGGAAGATGCTACAACATCGAGCCTGTTGCTGGAGAAGAAAATCAATATATATGTTATGTAGCTTACCCTTTAGACCTTTTTGAAGAAGGTTCTGTTACTAATATGTTTACTTCCATTGTGGGTAATGTATTTGGGTTCAAAGCCCTGCGCGCTCTACGTCTGGAGGATCTGCGAATCCCTACTTCCTATACGAAAACTTTCCAAGGCCCGCCTCATGGCATCCAAGTTGAGAGAGATAAATTGAACAAGTATGGGCGTcctctattgggatgtactaTTAAACCTAAATTGGGGTTATCCGCTAAGAACTACGGTAGAGCAGTTTATGAATGTCTTCGTGGTGGACTTGATTTTACGAAAGATGATGAGAACGTGAACTCACAACCATTTATGCGTTGGAGAGACCGTTTCGTATTTTGTGCCGAAGCACTTTTTAAAGCACAGGCTGAAACAGGTGAAATCAAAGGGCATTACTTGAATGCTACTGCAGGTACATGcgaagaaatgatgaaaagggcTGTATTTGCCAGAGAATTGGGAGTTCCTATCGTAATGCATGACTACTTAACAGGGGGATTCACTGCAAATACTAGCTTGGCTCATTATTGCCGAGATAATGGTCTACTTCTTCACATCCATCGTGCAATGCATGCAGTTATTGATAGACAGAAAAATCATGGTATGCACTTTCGGGTACTAGCTAAAGCCTTACGTCTGTCTGGTGGAGATCATATTCACGCTGGCACTGTAGTAGGTAAACTTGAAGGAGAAAGAGACATTACTTTGGGCTTTGTTGATTTACTACGTGATGATTTTGTTGAAAAAGATCGAAGCCGCGGTATTTATTTCACTCAAGATTGGGTCTCTCTACCAGGTGTTCTGCCCGTAGCTTCT GGGGGTATTCACGTTTGGCATATGCCTGCTCTGACCGAGATCTTTGGAGATGATTCTGTACTACAATTCGGCGGAGGAACTTTAGGACACCCTTGGGGAAATGCACCGGGTGCCGTAGCGAATCGAGTAGCTCTGGAAGCATGCGTACAAGCTCGTAATGAGGGACGTGATCTTGCTCGTGAGGGTAATGAAATTATCCGTGAGGCTAGCAAATGGAGTCCTGAACTAGCTGCTGCTTGTGAAGTATGGAAGGagatcaaatttgaattccaaGCAATGGATACTTTGTAA